In the genome of Gloeotrichia echinulata CP02, one region contains:
- a CDS encoding glycosyltransferase, whose product MSKKLKVLISAYACRPNMGSEPGVGWNTVIELAKYCQVWVLTREDNRSSIEAELSKNPISGIHFVYCDPPQWAGWWKATKLPHYYLWQLSAYFKARPLHNEIGFDIVHHVTYVKYSTPSFLSLLPVPFIWGPVGGGESAPKPFWQDFSWRGKVFEILRTLGQRLGEIDPFTRLTARRSILVRATTDDTAKRLYQMNARNVEVISALGLSPEEIKRLVQDNITNSSPVRFISMARLLHWKGLHLGMQAFAMADLPDDADYWILGEGPEKERLQTLAEKLNVTQRVKFWGEQSRDETLSKLSECHVLLHPSLHDSGGLVCLEAMAAGRPVICLDLGGPALQVTEETGFKVRANTPEQTVRDLAEAMTRLSHDVKLRLQMGQAGQKRVRENFSWEKKGQELVQLYETILTEKSTVDVDTYNLP is encoded by the coding sequence ATGAGTAAAAAATTAAAAGTCCTAATTTCTGCCTACGCCTGTAGACCAAATATGGGTTCAGAACCTGGAGTTGGTTGGAACACAGTTATAGAATTAGCAAAATATTGCCAGGTATGGGTGTTAACCAGAGAAGATAATCGCTCAAGTATTGAAGCGGAATTGAGCAAAAATCCTATCTCTGGAATTCATTTTGTGTACTGCGATCCACCCCAGTGGGCTGGCTGGTGGAAAGCAACTAAACTACCTCACTATTACTTGTGGCAATTGAGTGCATACTTCAAAGCTAGACCATTACATAATGAAATTGGTTTTGACATTGTACATCATGTAACTTACGTCAAATACTCAACTCCCAGCTTTCTTTCCCTGTTACCAGTTCCCTTTATTTGGGGTCCAGTTGGAGGGGGAGAATCTGCACCCAAACCCTTTTGGCAAGATTTCAGCTGGCGCGGTAAAGTGTTTGAAATTTTGCGAACTTTGGGTCAGAGGCTAGGTGAGATTGATCCGTTTACCCGCTTGACTGCGCGACGGAGTATTTTAGTACGGGCAACAACTGATGATACAGCTAAACGCTTGTATCAAATGAACGCAAGAAATGTAGAGGTAATTTCAGCGCTGGGTCTATCACCGGAGGAGATTAAACGCCTAGTCCAGGATAATATAACTAACAGTTCGCCGGTGCGTTTCATCAGTATGGCAAGACTACTGCACTGGAAAGGACTTCATTTAGGAATGCAAGCCTTTGCTATGGCAGATTTACCCGATGATGCTGATTACTGGATTTTGGGAGAAGGACCGGAGAAAGAAAGACTGCAAACCCTGGCGGAGAAACTTAATGTTACCCAACGTGTCAAATTTTGGGGTGAGCAGTCAAGGGATGAAACTTTAAGTAAACTCAGTGAATGTCATGTATTGCTTCATCCCAGCCTCCATGACTCTGGAGGATTGGTTTGCTTGGAAGCAATGGCCGCAGGTCGCCCAGTAATTTGCTTAGATTTGGGAGGACCAGCTTTACAGGTGACTGAGGAAACAGGCTTCAAGGTTCGGGCTAATACTCCAGAACAAACAGTGCGTGACTTAGCCGAAGCAATGACCCGTTTGTCCCATGATGTAAAACTGCGACTACAAATGGGTCAAGCCGGGCAAAAGCGGGTTAGGGAAAACTTTTCCTGGGAAAAAAAGGGTCAGGAGTTGGTGCAGCTTTACGAGACAATCCTCACGGAGAAGTCAACTGTGGATGTTGACACTTATAATTTGCCTTAA
- a CDS encoding alpha-hydroxy acid oxidase, whose protein sequence is MTFVAKDNHFQPINLFEYEKLAPEYLSQIAFDYYSSGALDELTLRDNRAAFEKIKLRPRILVDVSDRHLNTSILGQPLQLPLLIAPMAFQCLAHQEGELATAIAAASAGVGMVLSTLATKSIEEVAKTRDNFPNALQWFQLYIHKDRGLTRALVERAEAAGYKALCLTVDAPVLGRRERDQRNEFTLPPGLHAANLSTISQLDIPHQQGESGLFTYFAQQLNPAITWQDLAWVQSISGLPLVLKGILRLDDAVRAVEYGAKAIVVSNHGGRQLDGAIASIDALPEIVTAVDHRVEVLLDGGIRRGTDILKALALGAKAVLIGRPILWGLAVAGAPGVSHIISLLQDELSVAMALSGCSKLQDIDPSTLSR, encoded by the coding sequence ATGACATTTGTAGCCAAAGACAATCACTTCCAACCCATTAACTTATTTGAATACGAAAAACTAGCACCAGAATATCTCTCCCAGATAGCGTTTGATTACTACAGCAGTGGTGCGCTTGATGAACTGACTTTACGAGATAATCGTGCTGCTTTTGAGAAAATCAAGCTGCGACCTCGGATATTAGTAGATGTGAGCGATCGCCATCTCAACACCTCCATTTTAGGACAACCGCTGCAACTGCCTCTACTAATTGCACCGATGGCGTTTCAATGTCTAGCCCATCAAGAGGGAGAACTCGCCACAGCCATAGCAGCAGCCTCAGCAGGTGTGGGTATGGTATTAAGTACTTTGGCTACTAAAAGCATTGAAGAAGTGGCAAAAACCCGGGACAATTTTCCCAATGCCCTACAATGGTTCCAGCTTTACATCCATAAAGACCGGGGATTGACTCGCGCCTTAGTAGAAAGGGCTGAAGCTGCAGGTTACAAAGCACTTTGTCTAACCGTAGACGCTCCCGTTCTCGGTCGTCGCGAGCGCGATCAGCGTAACGAATTTACCTTACCACCAGGGTTACACGCGGCTAACCTTTCTACTATATCACAATTAGACATTCCCCATCAACAAGGAGAATCCGGCTTATTTACCTATTTTGCCCAGCAGTTAAACCCAGCGATAACTTGGCAAGATTTGGCATGGGTACAGTCCATCTCTGGACTACCCTTAGTACTCAAAGGCATTTTACGCTTAGATGATGCAGTGCGGGCTGTAGAGTATGGCGCCAAAGCAATTGTAGTTTCTAATCATGGAGGCAGACAATTAGATGGTGCGATCGCCTCAATAGATGCCCTACCTGAAATAGTAACAGCCGTGGATCATAGAGTAGAAGTGCTATTGGATGGAGGTATCCGCCGGGGTACAGACATTCTCAAAGCCTTAGCATTAGGCGCAAAAGCCGTACTGATTGGGCGACCTATTTTATGGGGACTCGCCGTAGCAGGCGCACCAGGCGTATCCCATATCATATCGCTGTTACAAGATGAGTTAAGCGTGGCAATGGCTCTGAGTGGCTGCAGTAAACTACAAGATATCGACCCTAGTACTCTGTCAAGATAA
- a CDS encoding glycosyltransferase family 4 protein, with amino-acid sequence MQILSVHNKYQIRGGEDESQLLERRILEENGHQVDLYEEDNIRVNSLHLMQVGLRTVWSTEAYKVVKQRLQNSTYNIVHVQNFFPLISPSVYYAAKEQGVPVIQSLRNYRLLCLNSFFFRDGQVCEDCLGKSIPYPGVVNACYRDSNLLSAGVATMLTVHRAMNTWKQMVDIYITLSEFARKKMIQGGIPAEKIVVKPNFVHPDPGVGEGRGGYALFVGRLSQEKGLDTLLTAWEKLGAKIPLKIIGDGPLSEEVIKAAKKNPQVEWLGRKPMPEVLAIMGNATFLVFPSKWYETFGRVAVEAFATGTPVIAANIGAIAELVDSGRTGLTFIPGDPEDLATKVEWAVTNPALLGQMRPEARAEFEAKYTAQQNYRQMMDIYQRATGGRGQESDFFQIYSQRD; translated from the coding sequence ATGCAAATTTTGAGTGTACACAACAAATATCAAATTCGTGGCGGTGAAGATGAATCCCAACTATTAGAACGGCGGATTTTGGAAGAAAATGGACATCAAGTTGACCTATATGAAGAAGACAACATTCGCGTTAATTCTCTGCATCTAATGCAAGTGGGATTGCGAACAGTCTGGTCAACAGAAGCCTATAAAGTAGTCAAACAACGGCTGCAAAATTCCACGTACAATATTGTTCACGTCCAAAATTTCTTTCCCTTAATTTCTCCCTCAGTTTATTACGCAGCTAAGGAACAGGGAGTCCCTGTCATCCAATCTCTACGGAATTACCGTCTGCTATGTCTTAATTCATTCTTTTTTCGCGATGGGCAAGTATGTGAAGATTGTTTGGGGAAGTCTATTCCCTATCCTGGTGTAGTTAATGCTTGCTATCGAGACAGCAATCTCCTTTCTGCGGGTGTAGCCACCATGCTGACTGTGCATCGAGCTATGAATACCTGGAAACAAATGGTAGATATTTATATTACCTTGTCTGAGTTTGCCCGAAAGAAAATGATTCAAGGTGGTATACCAGCAGAGAAAATTGTCGTCAAGCCAAATTTTGTTCATCCAGACCCCGGTGTAGGAGAAGGACGTGGTGGTTACGCCCTTTTTGTGGGCAGACTTTCTCAAGAAAAGGGGCTAGATACGCTACTTACTGCTTGGGAAAAATTGGGTGCAAAAATCCCACTGAAGATTATTGGCGATGGACCTTTATCAGAAGAAGTAATCAAAGCAGCAAAAAAAAATCCGCAAGTGGAATGGTTAGGACGCAAACCAATGCCAGAAGTGCTTGCTATCATGGGGAATGCTACGTTTTTAGTTTTTCCCTCCAAATGGTATGAAACCTTTGGTAGGGTTGCAGTTGAGGCATTTGCTACAGGGACTCCTGTAATTGCTGCTAACATTGGAGCGATCGCCGAATTGGTAGACTCTGGTCGCACAGGTTTAACTTTTATTCCTGGAGATCCAGAGGATTTAGCTACCAAAGTAGAGTGGGCTGTGACCAATCCGGCTTTGCTTGGACAGATGCGCCCTGAAGCAAGGGCTGAGTTTGAAGCTAAGTACACAGCACAGCAGAATTACCGCCAGATGATGGACATTTATCAACGGGCTACTGGTGGTAGAGGTCAAGAATCTGATTTTTTCCAAATTTACTCACAAAGGGATTGA
- a CDS encoding AAA family ATPase yields the protein MNFDNFRSNESTPTNNNRQSLIASGWRPLQRDFDWQYFCEVITHDTQELSQKTINLASYYADALARRDYSWWANLLNVASDYTRGELQKYWNFITPDPLTPDNRYKDVLSTETPIVQFVSRESIPIDYVLNRLQEITVLRILQLLEQPDIITQYYLERDFYLPKEKFVNWERLDVINTVYAYWSQQDVWLQIDPYDRGRRQYTLMSKNLAPLINKANYDLAVMLSGYQSRVGKVHSQFAIRSFPENIQNFTDTVQQAVMNQNQLAVLVHGEPGTGKTVWTQAVAKEILVPLGYVIFILDHDAIANFVPPTYLERICIIINEADNLAQNRASEVAQYNNKTEHILSLLDGTLYQSVIDESGIQIKQRLVILMTCNTTERLDPAILRKGRVDLMYEFTLRYV from the coding sequence ATGAATTTTGATAATTTTAGAAGTAACGAAAGCACACCTACGAATAACAACCGTCAAAGCTTAATTGCTAGCGGTTGGCGACCATTGCAGCGTGACTTCGATTGGCAATATTTCTGTGAGGTTATAACTCATGATACCCAGGAGTTAAGCCAAAAAACTATTAATTTAGCGAGTTATTATGCTGATGCTTTAGCGAGACGAGATTATAGTTGGTGGGCAAATTTATTAAATGTAGCTTCCGACTACACTCGTGGTGAATTGCAAAAATATTGGAATTTTATTACACCAGATCCGCTGACGCCAGATAATCGTTACAAAGACGTTTTGAGTACAGAAACGCCGATTGTTCAATTTGTCAGCCGTGAGAGTATTCCTATTGATTATGTCCTGAATAGACTGCAAGAAATTACTGTATTACGAATTTTGCAATTATTGGAACAACCCGATATTATTACCCAATATTACCTAGAGAGAGATTTTTATTTGCCAAAAGAGAAATTTGTGAATTGGGAACGCTTAGACGTGATTAATACTGTTTATGCTTACTGGTCACAGCAAGATGTTTGGCTACAAATTGACCCTTATGATCGTGGACGGCGACAATATACTTTAATGTCCAAGAATCTAGCACCACTAATTAACAAAGCTAATTACGATTTAGCGGTAATGCTGAGTGGATATCAAAGCCGTGTGGGGAAGGTTCACAGTCAATTTGCGATTCGGAGTTTCCCAGAAAATATTCAAAACTTCACTGATACAGTACAACAAGCGGTGATGAATCAAAACCAGTTAGCGGTTTTGGTACACGGAGAACCTGGTACAGGTAAAACGGTATGGACACAGGCAGTAGCGAAAGAAATTCTTGTACCATTAGGGTATGTAATTTTTATTTTAGATCATGATGCGATCGCCAACTTTGTCCCACCAACTTATCTAGAGCGGATTTGTATCATTATCAACGAAGCTGATAACTTAGCACAAAATCGCGCTTCGGAAGTAGCACAATACAATAATAAAACGGAACACATTCTCAGTTTGCTGGATGGGACTTTATACCAAAGTGTGATTGATGAATCGGGGATTCAGATAAAACAGCGTTTAGTTATTTTGATGACTTGCAATACTACCGAAAGATTAGATCCAGCAATTTTACGCAAGGGGAGGGTAGATTTGATGTATGAGTTTACCCTGCGTTATGTATGA
- a CDS encoding DNA double-strand break repair nuclease NurA, with protein sequence MLDLTKLGRQMQGLSQHLTLEAAASRQRLELAQQHLKNAFESQTELMKMQEKWRDRILFANATPIEPLETCIDIPVPPKIHTVIATDGSQIAPNHHEIAYCYLLNIGRVVLHYGQNRHPLLDSLPEIFYRPEDLYVSRQWGIRTEEWMSYCRTASETTVLAELACGVMDEGNNSNLTPAISNPKARVPSLAMVDGSLIYWFLEQLPFDARDRILPPILEAWKQMRDAQIPLMGYLSAARNVEAMNFLRLSACPHPVPDCITFCPNQLEKVPCKIFEPLRDTTLWTTQLKPGQRGPLWRSNSRILELYEDQSIYFCYVHVGTEIARIELPAWVVQNTAMLDQALGLMLAQVQKGYGYPVAIAEAHNQAVVRGGDKARFFALLERQMIKAGIKNIGTSYKEARKRGSIA encoded by the coding sequence ATGCTTGACCTGACAAAACTAGGGCGACAAATGCAGGGTTTAAGTCAGCATCTAACCTTAGAAGCTGCTGCTAGTCGCCAGCGTTTAGAATTAGCGCAACAACATTTAAAAAATGCTTTCGAGTCTCAAACCGAGTTGATGAAAATGCAGGAGAAATGGCGCGATCGCATTCTCTTTGCTAATGCTACTCCCATTGAACCACTAGAAACCTGTATTGATATTCCTGTTCCGCCCAAAATTCATACTGTGATTGCTACCGATGGTTCGCAAATTGCGCCGAACCACCACGAAATTGCTTATTGTTATCTCTTGAATATTGGCAGAGTAGTTTTGCACTACGGACAAAATCGCCACCCGTTATTAGATAGTTTACCAGAAATATTTTATCGCCCAGAAGATTTATATGTGTCTCGGCAGTGGGGAATTAGAACTGAAGAATGGATGAGTTATTGTCGCACCGCTAGCGAAACAACGGTGTTAGCAGAACTGGCCTGTGGAGTGATGGATGAGGGGAACAATTCAAATCTCACCCCAGCTATTAGCAACCCGAAAGCAAGAGTACCTAGCCTAGCAATGGTGGATGGTTCGTTAATTTATTGGTTTTTAGAACAGTTACCCTTTGATGCACGCGATCGCATTTTACCGCCCATCTTGGAAGCATGGAAGCAGATGCGTGATGCTCAAATTCCTCTAATGGGTTATCTTAGCGCAGCTCGCAACGTCGAAGCCATGAACTTTTTACGCCTGTCGGCTTGTCCTCATCCCGTCCCCGATTGTATAACTTTTTGCCCCAATCAGCTAGAAAAAGTTCCTTGTAAAATATTTGAACCTTTGCGAGATACTACCCTTTGGACAACCCAACTCAAACCAGGACAACGCGGCCCTTTATGGCGCAGTAATTCTCGCATTCTCGAATTATATGAAGACCAAAGCATTTACTTTTGCTATGTCCATGTCGGCACCGAAATTGCGCGGATAGAACTTCCTGCGTGGGTCGTACAAAATACAGCAATGCTTGACCAAGCACTGGGACTGATGCTAGCACAAGTACAGAAAGGATATGGCTATCCTGTAGCAATTGCTGAAGCGCATAATCAGGCTGTAGTCAGAGGTGGTGATAAAGCGCGTTTCTTTGCGCTATTAGAAAGACAAATGATTAAAGCCGGAATCAAAAATATCGGTACATCTTACAAAGAAGCACGCAAGCGGGGAAGTATAGCTTAA
- a CDS encoding HAD family hydrolase: MTDSSPTILALDFDGVICDGLIEYFEVAWRTYCQLWSPANDTPPDDLALRFYRLRPVIETGWEMPVLIKALVEGIADEKILHEWVSIVPQLLLHEKLQAKEIGAQLDNLRDEWIAKDLDGWLNLHRFYPGVVEKIKATIASEVKLYIITTKEGRFVKQLLQQEGVDLPAKAIFGKEEKRPKYEILRELKQTADINPVSLWFIEDRLKTLQLVQKQPDLEDVQLFLADWGYNTQSERKAAQNDPRIKLLSLSQFAKNFSAWL; this comes from the coding sequence ATGACCGACAGCAGTCCCACGATTTTAGCCCTAGACTTTGATGGAGTGATTTGCGATGGACTAATTGAATATTTTGAAGTAGCATGGCGTACATACTGTCAACTTTGGTCGCCTGCTAACGATACACCACCAGATGATTTAGCTTTGAGATTTTATCGCCTTAGACCAGTAATTGAAACAGGTTGGGAAATGCCTGTTTTAATCAAAGCTTTGGTCGAGGGAATTGCTGATGAAAAAATTCTTCATGAATGGGTGAGTATTGTCCCACAACTGTTGTTACATGAAAAGCTACAAGCCAAAGAAATTGGCGCGCAACTAGACAACCTGCGGGATGAATGGATTGCCAAAGATTTAGATGGTTGGCTAAATCTGCATAGATTTTATCCGGGTGTGGTAGAAAAAATTAAAGCCACTATTGCCAGTGAAGTTAAACTATACATCATCACTACCAAAGAAGGGCGTTTTGTTAAGCAACTGTTACAACAAGAAGGAGTTGATTTACCTGCAAAAGCGATTTTTGGTAAAGAAGAGAAACGTCCTAAATACGAAATTCTGCGAGAATTAAAACAGACAGCAGATATAAATCCAGTTAGCCTATGGTTTATCGAAGATAGACTCAAGACATTGCAGTTAGTCCAAAAGCAACCAGACCTTGAGGACGTGCAACTTTTTTTGGCAGACTGGGGTTATAATACCCAATCAGAAAGGAAAGCAGCTCAAAACGATCCACGAATTAAGTTATTGTCACTTTCTCAGTTTGCCAAAAATTTCTCTGCTTGGCTTTAA
- a CDS encoding M48 family metallopeptidase, which yields MSLFKTSLIGLKADSFRHPLDLEATKTLKQIPGLDMLVRNWLGPMAEQVFYVENIASSVLVGEKQLPDLHQLLLEACKILDIDPPQLYIRQHPAPNAYTFAMRGKQPFIVLHTSLIEILTPEEIQAVIAHELGHLKCDHSVYLTPVNLLILATAILPNVGAVLAQAIQTQLLEWVRCAEFTCDRAALLATQNPKVVMSVLMKLAGGSPTLAPQLNLDAFVAQARAYDDISKSELGEMVKVARTAQLTHPVPVLRAREIDRWASSKEYQSLLQTHGLKSTDQVAPQGGWRNW from the coding sequence ATGTCCTTGTTTAAAACTTCCCTGATCGGTTTAAAAGCAGACTCATTTCGTCATCCATTAGACCTGGAAGCTACCAAAACTCTTAAACAGATTCCCGGACTAGATATGTTGGTGCGAAATTGGCTCGGTCCAATGGCCGAGCAGGTTTTCTATGTAGAAAATATTGCCTCCAGTGTCCTGGTGGGTGAAAAACAGCTACCCGATTTACATCAGCTGTTGTTAGAAGCCTGCAAAATATTAGATATCGATCCTCCACAGTTGTATATTCGGCAACATCCTGCCCCCAACGCCTACACCTTTGCCATGCGGGGTAAGCAACCTTTTATTGTGCTGCACACCTCCCTCATAGAAATTCTCACACCAGAAGAAATTCAGGCGGTAATCGCCCATGAATTAGGGCATCTCAAGTGCGACCACAGCGTTTACTTAACGCCCGTAAATTTACTAATATTAGCTACAGCAATTTTACCAAACGTTGGCGCGGTGCTTGCCCAAGCAATTCAGACACAACTTTTGGAATGGGTACGCTGTGCAGAATTTACCTGCGATCGCGCCGCATTGTTAGCCACCCAAAACCCCAAAGTTGTCATGTCAGTTTTAATGAAACTGGCGGGAGGTTCCCCCACCTTAGCACCACAACTTAACCTCGATGCCTTCGTTGCTCAAGCCCGCGCTTACGATGATATTAGCAAGAGCGAACTCGGTGAAATGGTCAAAGTTGCCCGCACAGCCCAATTAACTCATCCAGTACCAGTATTGCGGGCGCGAGAAATTGACCGCTGGGCAAGCAGCAAAGAATATCAATCATTATTACAAACTCACGGACTTAAGTCTACTGATCAAGTCGCACCTCAAGGCGGGTGGCGAAACTGGTAG
- a CDS encoding glycosyltransferase family 2 protein, with the protein MLEKTAKEVVYIIIPVHNRKNTTLACLENLQKCGDIQHYQVVIVDDASTDGSAEAIHSLYPDVKILPGNGELWWTGAMALGMQYASLQGAEYIFWLNDDCLPEPGTLPLMVKYMQTHPDTIVAPTCYMADDNSSIPAKNGFRGRQVFAASPGEVISVDGMSGWCVGIPSAVFDKIGYPDASKYPHYAGDDMYLLRATRAGFRACLLGDAKVNLVGGVRITIKFQHYFHPQLTFAETFQRLFWNKKSPYRLPTQFYRHTEKYGILLGSLLFSLKVIAWLANWAKYQFFTYYGNVSS; encoded by the coding sequence ATGCTAGAAAAAACTGCAAAAGAAGTCGTGTACATCATTATACCTGTCCACAATCGCAAAAATACAACATTAGCTTGTTTAGAAAATCTCCAGAAGTGCGGTGATATCCAACATTATCAGGTAGTAATTGTGGATGATGCTTCCACTGATGGCAGTGCCGAAGCGATTCATTCTCTGTATCCAGATGTAAAGATTTTACCCGGCAATGGAGAACTTTGGTGGACAGGAGCTATGGCTTTAGGAATGCAGTATGCTTCTTTGCAAGGCGCAGAATATATTTTCTGGCTGAATGATGACTGCTTACCTGAACCAGGAACTTTACCACTGATGGTTAAGTATATGCAGACACATCCAGATACAATCGTCGCGCCTACTTGCTATATGGCTGACGATAACTCTTCTATACCCGCCAAAAACGGTTTTCGCGGACGACAAGTCTTCGCGGCTAGTCCTGGCGAAGTCATTTCTGTGGATGGGATGTCTGGCTGGTGTGTCGGTATACCATCTGCAGTCTTTGACAAAATTGGTTATCCAGATGCAAGCAAATATCCCCACTACGCAGGAGATGATATGTACCTGCTCAGAGCAACTCGCGCTGGTTTTAGGGCTTGTCTGCTGGGAGATGCGAAAGTCAATCTAGTTGGAGGTGTGCGGATAACAATCAAATTTCAACACTATTTTCATCCTCAATTGACATTTGCGGAAACTTTTCAGCGTTTGTTCTGGAATAAAAAATCTCCCTATCGCTTACCAACGCAATTTTATCGCCATACAGAAAAATACGGCATACTATTGGGTTCGCTACTGTTCTCACTCAAGGTAATTGCTTGGCTAGCAAATTGGGCTAAATATCAATTTTTTACATACTACGGTAATGTCTCTAGCTAA
- a CDS encoding RNA methyltransferase, with amino-acid sequence MLTSLQNPLVKQIRKLHSSKERRKQELFLLEGTHLLEEACAVDYPLAVVCCTPEWQIAHASLWEVASSQCERAEIVSQEVIEAIATTVQPDGVVATAKRGEIQTQVPFTGLVLALETVQDPGNLGTIIRTAAAAGASGLWLSGDSVDLENPKVLRASAGQWFRLQMAVTEDLTATVQQSQQAGMQVIATLPSATLTYWEVNWRKPSLILLGNEGAGLSPDLAAMADLQVQIPLSPGVESLNVAIASALMLYEAQRQMRG; translated from the coding sequence ATGTTGACAAGTTTACAAAACCCCCTAGTCAAGCAAATCCGCAAACTGCACTCCAGTAAAGAACGGCGCAAGCAAGAGTTATTTTTATTGGAAGGGACACACCTTTTGGAGGAAGCCTGTGCGGTGGATTATCCGCTAGCGGTGGTGTGTTGTACCCCAGAATGGCAAATAGCCCATGCTTCACTGTGGGAAGTAGCTAGTAGCCAATGTGAACGGGCAGAAATTGTCAGTCAGGAAGTAATAGAGGCGATCGCTACTACAGTACAACCAGATGGTGTCGTGGCGACAGCAAAACGGGGCGAGATTCAAACCCAAGTGCCTTTTACTGGTTTAGTCCTAGCCTTGGAAACTGTACAAGATCCAGGCAATTTAGGTACAATTATACGCACAGCAGCAGCGGCTGGAGCATCTGGTTTATGGCTGAGTGGCGATAGTGTAGATTTAGAGAATCCCAAAGTGCTGCGTGCTTCTGCTGGTCAGTGGTTTCGCCTACAGATGGCGGTAACAGAAGATTTAACCGCTACAGTCCAACAAAGTCAGCAAGCCGGAATGCAGGTAATAGCGACCTTGCCGAGTGCAACTTTAACTTACTGGGAAGTAAATTGGCGAAAACCTAGTTTGATTTTACTAGGAAATGAAGGTGCTGGTTTATCGCCCGATTTAGCCGCGATGGCAGATTTACAAGTGCAAATTCCCCTCAGTCCAGGGGTAGAGTCATTAAATGTGGCGATCGCATCTGCTTTAATGTTATACGAAGCCCAGCGGCAAATGAGAGGGTAA
- the murA gene encoding UDP-N-acetylglucosamine 1-carboxyvinyltransferase yields the protein MNPSSSLPDANTSPEADSLVLQIWGGHRLGGHVKISGAKNSALVIMAGTLLCSGDCHIDNVPLLADVERMSQVLLALGVGLTRNGESLDIDAREIKTSKAPYELVTQLRASFFAIGPILARLGEVHMPLPGGCAIGARPVDLHVRGLQAMGAEVQIEHGICHAYVPGTNNRLKGAKIYLDSPSVGATETLMMAATLAEGETTIENAAREPEVVDLANFCNKMGAKIQGAGTSTITIEGVPKLHSVEYNIIPDRIETGTFLVAAAITRSELTLGPVVPDHLTPVIAKLRDIGVPIIEEAPNLLRILPAQTLRATDIETLPHPGFPTDMQAPFMALLTLAQGDSLINESVFENRLRHASELNRLGADIRVKGNAAFVRGVPMLSGAPVLGTDLRASAALVIAGLAAEGKTTIQGLNHLDRGYDRLDIKLQQLGAKILRVNEPPTETVLTPNASTPSASIST from the coding sequence ATTAATCCTTCTAGCAGCTTACCAGATGCGAACACTTCTCCAGAAGCAGACTCCTTAGTCTTGCAAATCTGGGGTGGGCATCGTTTGGGCGGTCATGTCAAAATTAGCGGAGCCAAAAATTCGGCACTGGTAATCATGGCTGGAACTTTGCTATGTTCGGGAGACTGTCATATCGACAATGTTCCCTTATTAGCGGACGTGGAACGGATGAGTCAAGTTTTATTGGCTTTGGGTGTGGGGCTAACACGAAACGGCGAAAGTTTAGATATCGATGCTAGGGAAATTAAAACATCAAAAGCTCCCTACGAATTGGTGACACAACTGCGGGCAAGTTTTTTTGCCATAGGACCGATTCTGGCACGGCTAGGAGAGGTGCATATGCCGTTACCAGGTGGTTGTGCTATTGGGGCTAGACCAGTTGATTTACACGTCCGGGGACTGCAAGCAATGGGTGCTGAGGTGCAAATTGAGCATGGCATTTGTCATGCCTATGTCCCTGGTACTAATAATAGATTAAAAGGTGCGAAGATTTACCTAGACAGTCCTAGCGTGGGAGCGACGGAAACCTTAATGATGGCGGCGACTCTAGCAGAAGGAGAAACCACCATTGAAAATGCCGCACGGGAACCAGAAGTAGTAGATTTGGCGAATTTCTGCAACAAGATGGGTGCCAAGATTCAGGGTGCTGGCACTAGTACGATTACAATTGAAGGTGTTCCTAAGTTGCATTCTGTGGAATACAACATTATTCCTGATCGCATTGAGACGGGAACGTTTTTAGTCGCTGCAGCTATTACTCGCTCAGAACTAACCCTAGGACCTGTCGTACCCGATCATTTAACCCCAGTAATTGCCAAGCTGCGCGATATTGGCGTACCCATAATTGAGGAAGCACCCAACCTTTTACGCATCTTACCAGCACAAACCCTCAGAGCTACGGATATTGAAACCTTGCCTCATCCAGGCTTTCCTACGGATATGCAAGCACCATTTATGGCTTTGTTGACATTAGCCCAAGGCGACAGTCTGATTAACGAATCTGTCTTTGAAAATCGCTTGCGTCATGCATCCGAGTTAAATCGCCTAGGGGCAGATATTCGTGTCAAAGGTAACGCGGCCTTTGTCCGGGGAGTGCCCATGTTGTCAGGCGCACCCGTATTAGGCACGGACTTGCGAGCCTCAGCAGCGTTAGTCATCGCCGGACTCGCAGCCGAAGGCAAAACCACTATTCAGGGATTAAACCACCTTGATCGTGGTTATGATCGACTCGATATCAAATTGCAGCAATTGGGTGCAAAAATTCTCCGTGTGAACGAACCACCGACAGAAACTGTATTGACACCCAACGCTAGTACTCCCTCAGCGTCGATTTCAACTTAG